One stretch of Akkermansia sp. RCC_12PD DNA includes these proteins:
- the purM gene encoding phosphoribosylformylglycinamidine cyclo-ligase: protein MSGKLTYKQSGVDTKEAAAFVSDISSHVKRTQKKRSLHQAFGLFAAAYDLSSYQEPVIVTGCDGVGTKTEILFELDMVETAGKDLVAMNVNDILTTGGDPLLFLDYLGISNLEAERTRITRLVAGMCDYLESCNCILAGGETAEMPGVVPESIVELSGFCIGCCEKSKMIDPTTVCSGDIFIGYKSDSFHANGWSLIRRVLEENPDVVNEEELRSLLLPTRLYHDVVEDMRRSNVIPKAYAHITGGGLPENLERFLGDYGADLSIPYWDNEAAQKILKHVDAADRFNTFNMGIGWVAIVKPEDVEAALKAGPGGVVIGTLREGRGIHVKVEGE, encoded by the coding sequence ATGTCCGGCAAATTAACCTATAAGCAATCGGGGGTCGATACCAAGGAAGCGGCAGCTTTTGTATCCGACATTAGTTCTCACGTTAAAAGAACACAGAAAAAACGCTCTCTGCATCAAGCTTTCGGTCTCTTTGCCGCCGCTTATGACCTGAGTTCCTATCAAGAACCCGTCATCGTCACCGGATGCGACGGCGTTGGCACCAAGACGGAAATCCTTTTTGAACTGGACATGGTGGAAACCGCCGGCAAGGACCTCGTGGCCATGAACGTCAACGACATCCTTACTACCGGAGGCGATCCCCTTCTCTTCCTGGACTATCTGGGCATCTCCAATCTGGAAGCGGAACGCACGCGCATCACGCGCCTGGTCGCCGGCATGTGCGACTATCTGGAATCCTGCAACTGCATCCTGGCCGGCGGAGAAACGGCTGAAATGCCCGGAGTCGTTCCGGAATCCATCGTGGAGCTTTCCGGCTTCTGCATCGGGTGTTGTGAAAAAAGCAAGATGATCGATCCCACGACCGTGTGCTCCGGAGATATCTTCATCGGCTACAAATCCGACAGTTTCCACGCCAACGGCTGGAGCCTCATCCGCCGCGTTCTGGAAGAAAACCCGGATGTCGTCAACGAAGAGGAACTCCGCTCCCTGCTGCTACCCACCCGCCTGTACCACGACGTGGTGGAAGACATGCGGCGTTCCAACGTCATACCCAAGGCATACGCCCACATCACCGGAGGCGGCCTTCCGGAAAACCTGGAACGCTTCCTGGGAGACTATGGCGCGGACCTGTCCATTCCGTACTGGGACAATGAGGCGGCCCAGAAAATACTGAAGCACGTGGACGCAGCAGACCGCTTCAACACGTTCAACATGGGCATCGGCTGGGTAGCTATCGTAAAACCGGAAGACGTGGAGGCCGCACTCAAGGCAGGCCCGGGCGGCGTAGTGATCGGCACATTGAGAGAAGGCCGCGGGATCCATGTAAAAGTAGAGGGCGAATAG
- a CDS encoding DoxX family protein yields MEQNQCKSSACCLLGSLATNTSMDFGILLLRLGVGAMMLVHGIPKLNMLLSGNWAMFEDPLGIGSFLSLLLCVSAEVGCSVLLFFGFLTRLSSLILIINMCVALFLYLGLSGWGAQELAAIYLLIYLTLFYTGPGKFSLDAWWLRKDCKIEVE; encoded by the coding sequence ATGGAACAGAATCAATGCAAATCTTCCGCATGCTGCCTGCTGGGATCTCTTGCCACAAACACCAGCATGGACTTCGGCATTCTGCTGTTGCGTCTGGGCGTGGGCGCGATGATGCTGGTGCACGGCATCCCGAAGCTGAACATGCTCCTCAGCGGAAACTGGGCCATGTTTGAAGATCCGCTGGGCATCGGCTCCTTTCTTTCTCTGCTGCTCTGCGTAAGCGCGGAAGTAGGGTGCTCCGTCCTCCTGTTCTTCGGCTTCCTGACGCGCCTGTCTTCCCTCATCCTCATCATCAACATGTGCGTGGCGCTATTCCTTTACCTTGGCCTGTCCGGATGGGGCGCCCAGGAACTGGCGGCCATCTACCTCCTGATTTACCTGACCCTCTTTTATACGGGACCCGGCAAATTCTCCTTGGATGCATGGTGGCTCCGGAAGGACTGCAAAATAGAGGTGGAATAA
- a CDS encoding GDSL-type esterase/lipase family protein, whose translation MNLHLLFASLAATLSLGFAVQAAPTKIACVGDSITFGSGLKPGDARYPEVLATLMGPGYDVKGFGNPGKTAGDYPGQAGRWFGSTPQHKQALDFKADIYISNLGINDTGRWWNSGLFVKGYEDLFKAWKSASPKAKFFAWGMLGPDYRGPLGKKAFPGNCYPDVRKYALSDNGSAANRPEAEKLIASVARKHKIALFDALTPLSGHPEWYVDGLHPTAEGARRIAEITFAKLMKSMKIKQPVPQLEEGADSLIINNKGDSGILLDGWRLTDGAGTLVFENATVVHPGDRIIISIGTETQTDPTKPLTIKSSKSPSVFRLLPPKK comes from the coding sequence ATGAACCTTCATCTTCTCTTCGCCTCCCTCGCAGCAACCCTTTCCCTGGGATTCGCGGTGCAGGCCGCCCCCACCAAAATAGCCTGTGTAGGGGACAGCATCACCTTCGGTTCCGGCCTCAAGCCGGGAGATGCCCGCTATCCCGAGGTGCTCGCCACCCTGATGGGGCCGGGCTATGACGTCAAAGGATTCGGCAATCCGGGAAAAACGGCGGGAGACTACCCGGGGCAGGCAGGCCGCTGGTTCGGAAGCACCCCCCAGCACAAGCAGGCCCTGGACTTCAAGGCTGACATTTATATCAGCAACCTGGGCATCAACGATACGGGCCGCTGGTGGAACTCCGGCCTGTTCGTCAAGGGCTATGAGGACCTGTTCAAAGCTTGGAAATCCGCCAGCCCGAAAGCTAAATTCTTTGCCTGGGGCATGCTGGGACCTGACTACCGCGGACCTCTCGGCAAAAAAGCCTTTCCCGGCAACTGCTATCCGGACGTACGCAAATACGCATTATCGGACAACGGTTCCGCCGCCAACCGGCCGGAAGCGGAAAAACTGATCGCCTCCGTGGCACGCAAACACAAAATCGCCCTCTTTGATGCCCTCACTCCCCTTTCCGGCCATCCGGAATGGTATGTGGACGGTCTGCACCCCACGGCGGAAGGCGCCAGGCGCATTGCGGAAATCACCTTCGCCAAGCTAATGAAAAGCATGAAAATCAAACAGCCGGTTCCCCAGTTGGAAGAAGGTGCGGACAGTCTCATCATCAACAACAAGGGAGACTCCGGCATCCTGCTGGACGGATGGAGGCTCACGGATGGAGCCGGCACGCTTGTCTTTGAAAACGCCACGGTCGTTCATCCCGGAGACAGGATCATCATCAGCATTGGAACGGAAACGCAGACGGACCCGACCAAGCCCCTGACAATCAAATCCTCCAAATCCCCTTCCGTATTTAGATTGCTGCCGCCAAAAAAATAA
- a CDS encoding amidophosphoribosyltransferase, with amino-acid sequence MSDFLKHECGVAAIRLLKPLSYFQDKYGSTLWAFNKLLILMEKQHNRGQDGAGIGCVKLNMPLGQPYLFRTRDASKDALTTIFNGQIKKLNKKIRRGQVNLKDAEDIKNNFDYGGEILMGHLRYGTSGLFDEGSCHPYLRRTNWPTRTLMVLGNFNMTNTPELNQRMIERGQHPVFGTDTQTVLEEIGYHLDEAHTDLYRALRDSGMPGPEIPHAISSRLNIQEIIHNSAQRWDGGYAIMGAIGNGDYFCLRDPHGIRPCHYLITDEFIAVASERVPLMTVFEVESEQVHELPPANMLSIKADGTHAITEFTTPLAPTPCSFEKIYFSRGNDPIVYRERKALGAALTPQIVDSLEDRFDKSAITYIPNTAETAYYGLLEGLRVYRRKRVHAQLLEALRNGTLDEKMLDSAILKRWPRGEKIAHKDIKMRTFITQEKSRAQLVSHVYDLTYGAVGPEDVLVAIDDSIVRGTTLKRSILRILGRTNPRKIVVASTAPQIRYPDCYGIDMSELGNFIAFQAAVSLIKQHGKARLLEEVFQACKAELAKPREERRNCVKAIYDGLTDAEISREITRLVTPHDAPCPVEVIFQTIENLHASIEGPCGDWYFTGDYPTPGGYTTVNVAYMRWFEGKGGRAYDLPL; translated from the coding sequence ATGAGCGATTTTCTTAAACACGAGTGCGGCGTAGCCGCCATTCGCCTGCTTAAGCCTCTCTCTTATTTTCAGGACAAATACGGCAGCACCCTCTGGGCGTTCAACAAACTGCTCATCCTGATGGAAAAGCAGCACAACCGCGGCCAGGACGGCGCGGGCATCGGCTGCGTAAAGCTCAACATGCCCCTGGGCCAGCCCTACCTGTTCCGTACCCGGGACGCCAGCAAGGACGCCCTTACTACCATCTTCAACGGCCAGATCAAGAAGCTCAACAAGAAAATCCGCCGCGGCCAGGTCAACCTGAAAGATGCGGAAGACATCAAAAACAACTTTGACTACGGCGGAGAAATCCTGATGGGGCATCTGCGCTACGGCACCTCCGGCCTCTTTGACGAAGGCTCCTGCCATCCCTACCTGCGCCGCACCAACTGGCCCACGCGCACGCTGATGGTGCTGGGCAACTTCAACATGACCAATACGCCGGAACTCAACCAGCGCATGATTGAACGCGGCCAGCATCCCGTCTTCGGCACGGACACGCAAACCGTTCTGGAAGAAATCGGCTACCATCTGGATGAAGCCCACACGGACCTTTACCGCGCTTTGCGTGACAGCGGCATGCCTGGCCCGGAAATTCCCCACGCCATCTCCTCCCGTCTCAACATTCAGGAAATCATCCATAACTCCGCCCAGCGCTGGGACGGCGGCTATGCCATCATGGGAGCCATTGGCAACGGAGACTACTTCTGCCTGCGCGACCCCCACGGTATCCGTCCCTGCCACTACCTGATTACGGACGAATTCATCGCCGTGGCCTCCGAACGCGTCCCCCTGATGACCGTATTTGAAGTGGAAAGCGAACAAGTGCATGAGCTTCCTCCCGCCAACATGCTTTCCATCAAGGCGGACGGCACGCACGCCATCACGGAATTCACCACGCCGCTGGCCCCCACTCCCTGCTCCTTTGAAAAAATCTACTTCTCCCGCGGCAACGACCCCATCGTTTACCGGGAACGCAAGGCTCTTGGCGCAGCCCTGACACCGCAAATTGTGGACTCCCTGGAAGACCGTTTTGACAAATCCGCCATCACCTACATCCCCAACACGGCGGAAACCGCCTACTACGGACTGCTGGAAGGATTGCGGGTGTACCGCCGCAAGCGCGTTCACGCCCAGCTACTGGAAGCCCTCCGGAACGGGACGCTGGATGAAAAAATGCTGGACAGCGCCATCCTGAAACGCTGGCCGCGCGGTGAAAAAATCGCGCACAAGGACATCAAGATGCGTACCTTTATCACGCAGGAAAAAAGCCGCGCCCAGCTCGTCTCCCACGTATACGACCTTACGTACGGAGCCGTAGGGCCGGAAGACGTCCTCGTCGCCATTGACGACTCCATCGTCCGCGGTACCACGCTGAAAAGGTCCATCCTGCGCATCCTGGGACGCACCAATCCCCGGAAAATCGTCGTCGCTTCCACTGCTCCGCAAATCCGGTATCCGGACTGCTATGGAATCGACATGTCTGAACTGGGCAACTTCATCGCCTTCCAGGCCGCAGTCTCCCTGATCAAGCAGCACGGAAAAGCCCGCCTGCTGGAAGAAGTGTTCCAGGCATGCAAGGCGGAACTGGCCAAACCCAGGGAAGAACGCCGCAACTGCGTCAAAGCCATTTACGACGGCCTGACGGATGCGGAAATCTCACGGGAAATCACCCGCCTGGTTACGCCGCACGACGCACCGTGCCCGGTGGAAGTCATCTTCCAGACCATCGAAAACCTCCATGCCTCCATTGAAGGCCCTTGCGGAGACTGGTATTTCACGGGCGACTATCCCACGCCGGGCGGCTACACCACAGTTAATGTGGCATACATGCGCTGGTTTGAGGGTAAAGGGGGCCGTGCATACGATTTGCCCTTGTAG